A single region of the Pristis pectinata isolate sPriPec2 chromosome 25, sPriPec2.1.pri, whole genome shotgun sequence genome encodes:
- the aarsd1 gene encoding alanyl-tRNA editing protein Aarsd1: MAFQCQKQCYLKEFETTVISCTPAELNTTVNGKKDTLKGFNVILEDTVLFPEGGGQPDDRGFINDIPVLRVTRHGAEAIHFVQSPLEPLSKVHLKVDWERRFDHMQQHSGQHLITAIADLMFGFKTTSWEMGRQRTSIELDTTSVSREQVEVLEKVVNEKIREHIPVNVRVISMDDPEIEQVRSKDLPDDHAGPIRMINIVGIDDNMCCGTHVSNLSHLQAIKILGTEKGKKKKTNLFFLVGNRVLKYAEKSLTVEKALTALLKNGPEEHVEAVERLQKSVKLLQKSNLTLLKDLALLTVKNFKSDPNKGKIFILHRKEGDNEFMNIIANEISTEVVLAFLTVGDEKGAGLFLLTGQVDAVEELGTKVAEILDGRGAGKQGRYQGKANKMSKRPEVEALLQQYVLMLDTKEE; the protein is encoded by the exons TTTGAGACCACTGTGATATCGTGTACTCCAGCAGAGCTGAACACCACAGTTAATGGGAAGAAGGATACTCTGAAAGGTTTTAACGTGATCCTGGAGGACACAGTGTTATTTCCagagggaggtgggcag CCAGATGATCGTGGGTTCATTAATGATATCCCTGTGTTAAGAGTGACACGGCATGGAGCTGAGGCTATTCACTTTGTGCAGTCGCCCTTGGAGCCGTTGTCCAAGGTTCACCTGAAGGTTGACTGGGAAAGACGATTCGACCACATGCAGCAACATTCAG gGCAACATTTAATTACAGCCATAGCAGATTTGATGTTTGGTTTCAAAACAACCTCATG GGAGATGGGTCGACAGCGCACTTCCATTGAACTGGATACAACTTCTGTGTCTCGCGAGCAGGTTGAAGTTCTGGAAAAGGTGGTAAATGAGAAAATAAGAGAGCACATTCCTGTCAATGTACGAGTTATATCTATGGATGATCCAGAGATAGAACAG GTTAGAAGTAAGGACTTGCCAGATGATCATGCAGGTCCAATCCGAATGATTAATATTGTAGGAATTGACGATAATATGTGTTGTGGAACACATGTATCAAATCTCAGTCACCTGCAG GCTATTAAAATTTTGGGGACAGAAAAGGgtaagaagaaaaaaacaaacttgtttttccTGGTTGGGAACAGAGTGCTAAAATATGCAGAGAAAAGTCTTACAGTGGAAAAGGCACTGACAGCACTTCTCAA AAATGGGCCAGAGGAGCATGTTGAAGCTGTAGAAAGACTGCAAAAATCAGTCAAATTGCTTCAAAAG AGTAACCTGACTCTGCTGAAGGATTTGGCTCTGTTGACAGTAAAGAACTTTAAGAGTGATCCAAACAAGGGCAAGATATTTATTTTGCATAG gAAAGAAGGGGACAATGAATTTATGAACATTATAGCAAATGAAATTAGCACTGAG GTCGTACTGGCGTTCTTAACAGTTGGAGATGAAAAAGGAGCAGGATTATTCCTGTTAACAGGTCAAGTCGATGCTGTTGAAGAATTAGGAACAAA AGTTGCTGAAAtccttgatggaagaggagctgGAAAACAGGGTCGTTATCAGGGGAAAGCAAACAAGATGAGCAAACGGCCAGAAGTGGAGGCCCTGCTACAGCAATATGTGCTCATGCTGGACACAAAAGAGGAATGA